The proteins below come from a single Bartonella schoenbuchensis R1 genomic window:
- the leuS gene encoding leucine--tRNA ligase has translation MTIERYNPRAREQQWQAVWDERQIFQTSHDDGREKYYVLEMFPYPSGRIHMGHVRNYTMGDVVARYKRAKGFNVLHPMGWDAFGMPAENAAMQNKVHPKVWTYQNIAVMRGQLKQLGLSLDWSREFATCDVEYYHRQQMIFLDFYEKGLIARKVAKVNWDPVDHTVLANEQVVDGRGWRSGALVEQRELTQWFFKISDFSEDLLAGLERLDKWPEKVRIMQKNWIGKSQGLLISWALDKTNVADDICQEFDEVVCYSTRPDTLFGASFLALSIDHPIAHTLAQQDKELAAFIENCRCGSTTTAALETAEKQGFRTKLLAVHPFDARVRIPIYVANFVFMDYGTGAIFGCPAHDQRDLDFARKYDLPVRAVVLPKDADAEDFMISKTAYSGEGVMINSDFLNGLTVREAFEAVAKRLEEQILNGQPQGKRTVQFRLRDWGISRQRYWGCPIPMVHCATCGVVPVARTDLPVVLPDDVTFDKPGNPLTRHEKWQEVTCPSCGQLAKRETDTMDTFVDSSWYYARFIAPQAQEPTDQKETAQWLPVQQYIGGIEHAILHLLYARFFMRAMKISGHVSVDEPFEGLFTQGMVVHETYRDEQEWVAPAEVSIVEKDGKRQAYKLTDQSHVTIGSIEKMSKSKKNIIDPDDIIASYGADTVRWFMLSDSPPERDVIWTEAGIEGAHRFVQRIWRCVALSASVLKEVEPRTGRHGEALELSKVAHRTLCAVEDDLEKLAFNRAVARLYELLNTMTPFLNKVENIDDEMKSALRQAMDFFFAMIAPIMPHLAEECHAAFGGKTLICELSWPVFDPALTVEEFITLPVQINGKKRGDITLCVTANKEEIEEAVLALECVKAQLVEKPVKKVIIVPQRIINVVI, from the coding sequence ATGACAATTGAGCGCTATAATCCACGTGCACGTGAACAACAATGGCAAGCGGTTTGGGATGAGAGACAAATTTTTCAAACCTCTCATGATGATGGGCGTGAAAAATATTATGTTTTAGAGATGTTTCCCTATCCTTCAGGGCGCATTCATATGGGGCATGTGCGCAATTATACTATGGGAGATGTTGTTGCACGTTATAAACGTGCCAAAGGGTTTAATGTGCTCCATCCCATGGGGTGGGATGCTTTTGGTATGCCAGCTGAAAATGCTGCCATGCAAAATAAGGTGCATCCAAAAGTGTGGACCTATCAAAATATTGCAGTGATGCGTGGGCAATTAAAGCAATTGGGGCTTTCTTTAGATTGGTCGCGTGAGTTTGCAACGTGCGATGTGGAATATTATCATCGTCAACAGATGATCTTTCTTGACTTTTATGAAAAGGGACTGATTGCACGCAAAGTGGCCAAGGTAAATTGGGACCCTGTTGACCACACAGTTTTAGCCAATGAGCAGGTTGTTGATGGAAGAGGTTGGCGTTCTGGTGCTTTGGTTGAACAGCGAGAATTGACGCAGTGGTTTTTCAAAATCAGTGATTTTAGTGAGGATTTATTGGCAGGGCTTGAAAGGCTTGATAAATGGCCAGAAAAAGTCCGCATTATGCAAAAAAACTGGATTGGTAAGTCACAAGGCCTTTTGATTAGCTGGGCTTTAGATAAGACAAATGTTGCTGATGATATATGCCAAGAATTTGATGAAGTTGTTTGTTATTCAACCCGTCCGGATACTTTATTTGGAGCGTCTTTTTTGGCCCTTTCTATAGATCACCCGATTGCGCACACACTAGCACAACAAGACAAAGAACTTGCTGCTTTTATTGAGAATTGTCGGTGTGGTAGTACAACAACTGCAGCACTTGAAACAGCTGAAAAACAGGGATTTCGCACAAAGCTTTTAGCTGTTCATCCATTTGATGCAAGGGTGCGTATTCCTATCTATGTGGCTAATTTTGTATTCATGGATTATGGAACAGGTGCTATTTTTGGGTGTCCTGCTCATGATCAAAGGGATTTAGATTTTGCGCGTAAATATGATCTTCCCGTACGAGCGGTGGTTTTGCCAAAAGATGCTGATGCCGAGGATTTTATGATTTCCAAAACGGCTTACAGTGGTGAAGGCGTGATGATTAATTCAGACTTTTTAAATGGTCTTACGGTGAGAGAGGCTTTTGAAGCGGTTGCTAAACGCCTTGAAGAACAGATCTTGAATGGTCAACCTCAGGGGAAAAGAACTGTGCAATTTAGATTGCGTGATTGGGGAATTTCGCGTCAACGTTATTGGGGTTGCCCGATACCTATGGTTCATTGTGCTACTTGCGGAGTGGTTCCTGTAGCACGCACTGATTTACCAGTTGTATTGCCTGATGATGTGACTTTTGATAAGCCTGGCAACCCTCTTACACGCCATGAAAAGTGGCAAGAAGTCACTTGCCCTTCTTGTGGGCAGTTGGCAAAGCGCGAAACCGATACAATGGATACATTTGTGGATTCTTCTTGGTATTATGCGCGTTTTATCGCACCTCAAGCACAAGAACCAACAGACCAGAAAGAAACAGCACAGTGGTTGCCTGTTCAACAATATATTGGTGGTATTGAACATGCGATTTTACATCTTTTATATGCACGTTTTTTTATGCGTGCGATGAAGATTTCTGGCCATGTTAGTGTGGATGAGCCCTTTGAAGGGTTGTTTACGCAAGGCATGGTTGTTCATGAAACCTACCGTGATGAACAAGAGTGGGTTGCACCAGCAGAAGTTTCCATTGTTGAAAAAGACGGGAAACGCCAGGCTTATAAATTGACTGATCAAAGTCATGTAACGATTGGTTCAATTGAAAAAATGTCGAAATCAAAAAAGAATATCATTGATCCTGATGATATTATTGCTTCTTACGGGGCAGATACGGTGCGCTGGTTTATGTTGTCTGATTCTCCTCCTGAGCGTGATGTCATTTGGACAGAAGCAGGAATTGAAGGAGCCCATCGCTTTGTGCAACGCATTTGGCGCTGTGTGGCTTTGAGTGCTTCAGTTTTAAAGGAAGTTGAACCGCGCACAGGCCGTCATGGTGAAGCTTTGGAGCTTTCAAAGGTAGCACATCGCACGCTTTGTGCTGTGGAGGATGATTTAGAAAAACTTGCCTTTAATCGGGCAGTTGCACGCCTTTATGAATTATTAAATACGATGACGCCATTTTTAAATAAAGTGGAAAATATTGATGATGAGATGAAGTCTGCTTTGCGCCAAGCAATGGATTTTTTCTTTGCAATGATTGCACCTATAATGCCACATTTGGCAGAAGAATGTCATGCTGCTTTTGGGGGAAAAACACTCATTTGTGAACTTTCTTGGCCTGTTTTTGACCCTGCGTTGACAGTTGAAGAGTTTATTACTTTGCCGGTGCAGATTAATGGTAAAAAACGCGGTGATATCACTCTTTGTGTGACAGCCAATAAAGAGGAAATTGAAGAGGCAGTTTTGGCTCTTGAATGTGTTAAAGCACAGTTGGTAGAAAAGCCGGTGAAGAAAGTTATTATTGTTCCACAAAGGATTATCAATGTCGTTATTTAA
- a CDS encoding YggS family pyridoxal phosphate-dependent enzyme, translated as MSTLNTSPIEAWKNLQQDIAATCKDYHRSLESVELIAVSKTVAAQQIVPLLQAGQLLFAENRVQEAAQKWPCLQEQFEAIKLHLIGPLQSNKVVEAVKIFDVIQTVDREKIAQKLSEEMNKQKKYLPCYVQVNIGLEPQKSGIAPQEVADFVSLCKNKYGLDIIGLMAIPPVEENPGPYFALLAKLAKKAGVSKLSMGMSNDFKTALQFGANVLRIGTALFGQRPL; from the coding sequence ATGAGCACACTCAATACCTCCCCCATTGAGGCGTGGAAAAACCTTCAACAAGACATTGCTGCAACATGTAAAGACTATCACCGCTCATTAGAAAGTGTTGAGCTAATTGCTGTTTCAAAAACTGTTGCTGCACAACAAATTGTTCCACTATTACAAGCAGGTCAACTACTCTTTGCTGAAAACCGTGTACAAGAAGCAGCACAAAAATGGCCTTGTCTACAAGAGCAATTTGAAGCCATAAAACTTCACCTTATCGGCCCTTTGCAATCCAATAAAGTAGTAGAAGCTGTCAAAATCTTTGATGTTATTCAAACTGTTGACCGCGAAAAAATAGCTCAAAAATTATCCGAAGAAATGAACAAACAAAAAAAATATCTTCCCTGTTATGTTCAAGTCAATATCGGATTAGAACCACAAAAAAGTGGCATTGCACCACAAGAAGTAGCCGATTTTGTAAGCTTGTGTAAAAATAAATATGGGCTTGATATTATAGGCCTTATGGCAATTCCACCAGTTGAAGAAAATCCTGGCCCCTATTTTGCTCTTTTAGCTAAACTTGCAAAAAAAGCTGGTGTTTCAAAACTGTCTATGGGTATGTCAAATGACTTTAAAACCGCTCTTCAATTTGGTGCCAATGTCCTTCGTATTGGTACAGCTTTGTTTGGACAACGTCCACTCTAA
- the ftsE gene encoding cell division ATP-binding protein FtsE, whose translation MIRFENVGLRYGMGSEILHDISFHIPHGSFQFLTGASGAGKTSLMRLMFLALRPTRGHIDLFGSDTALLKRQELPALRRRIGVVFQDFRLLDHMTTYENVALPLRIKGQEEATYRSEVEDLLQWVGLGNHIHALPPVLSGGEKQRVAIARALIDQPEILLADEPTGNVDPPLAKRLLRLFIELNRFGTAVVIATHDVTLMEQVAARRMILHNGRMTIYD comes from the coding sequence GTGATTCGTTTTGAAAATGTCGGTTTGCGCTATGGGATGGGGTCTGAAATCCTCCATGACATAAGCTTTCACATTCCGCATGGATCATTTCAGTTTTTAACTGGGGCATCGGGCGCAGGTAAAACATCCTTAATGCGTCTCATGTTTCTAGCCCTCAGACCAACGCGCGGTCATATTGATTTGTTTGGAAGTGATACAGCCTTACTTAAACGACAAGAGCTTCCTGCTTTAAGACGACGCATTGGTGTCGTCTTTCAAGATTTTCGCTTGCTTGACCATATGACAACTTATGAAAATGTTGCATTACCTTTACGCATTAAAGGGCAAGAAGAAGCAACATATCGCAGTGAAGTGGAAGATCTCTTGCAGTGGGTTGGTCTTGGAAACCATATTCACGCTTTACCACCTGTTCTTTCAGGTGGAGAAAAGCAAAGAGTAGCAATTGCACGCGCTCTTATTGATCAACCTGAAATTCTTCTTGCTGATGAACCCACAGGAAATGTTGATCCGCCTTTAGCAAAACGCCTCTTGCGCTTATTTATTGAATTAAATCGTTTTGGAACAGCTGTTGTCATTGCCACCCATGATGTCACATTGATGGAACAAGTCGCAGCACGACGTATGATTCTTCATAATGGACGGATGACAATTTATGACTAA
- a CDS encoding cell division protein FtsX: MTKSFPISHIQKSIFIRNKTTKTAIIPSDNISGQALVVVIAIMTFLASLTLSSVDLVHRAAHNWSTQISHEATIHIQPVENIDIEQALHNAVQLVTTFHGVKEAKIVDQTATEKLLEPWLGEGLTLSKLPIPRLIIVTLNKDEKTDFHAISQAIKTHIPGGQFDDHRFWVNRFATMAQTTVFIGFSILILVLSSLMLTIIFATRNALAENSHVINVLYFLGTETHFIAKQFDWHFFKTALRGALYGGVTSALVFSAFFFWINNNLGTAQSSQITALFGHFSINLTTYWKILGLILFVSLLTTLTSRITILAQLKKIDHHENGLF; encoded by the coding sequence ATGACTAAGTCTTTCCCCATTTCTCACATTCAAAAATCAATTTTTATACGCAATAAAACAACTAAAACTGCTATTATTCCTAGTGACAATATTTCCGGACAAGCTTTGGTTGTTGTGATCGCTATTATGACATTTCTTGCAAGCTTAACATTAAGCAGTGTTGATTTAGTGCACCGGGCTGCTCACAATTGGAGTACTCAAATTAGCCATGAAGCAACAATTCACATACAGCCTGTTGAAAATATCGATATTGAGCAAGCTCTGCACAATGCAGTGCAATTAGTCACCACATTTCACGGTGTGAAAGAAGCCAAAATTGTTGATCAAACAGCCACTGAAAAATTGCTTGAGCCATGGCTTGGAGAAGGCTTAACTTTAAGCAAATTGCCCATTCCCCGGCTCATTATTGTTACTTTAAACAAGGATGAAAAAACCGACTTTCACGCCATCAGCCAAGCTATAAAAACACATATCCCAGGTGGCCAGTTTGATGATCATCGCTTCTGGGTCAATCGTTTTGCAACAATGGCACAAACAACTGTTTTTATCGGCTTTTCAATTTTAATACTGGTTTTAAGCTCTCTTATGCTCACAATTATCTTTGCAACACGCAATGCTTTGGCAGAAAATTCTCATGTTATCAATGTCTTATATTTTCTGGGGACTGAAACCCATTTCATTGCCAAACAATTCGATTGGCATTTTTTCAAAACAGCACTGCGTGGTGCATTGTATGGTGGTGTGACAAGCGCACTTGTCTTTAGCGCTTTTTTCTTCTGGATAAACAATAACCTTGGCACAGCACAAAGCAGTCAAATCACCGCCTTGTTTGGGCATTTTTCGATAAATCTCACAACTTATTGGAAAATTCTTGGTCTTATTCTTTTTGTGTCCCTTCTTACCACACTAACAAGCCGGATTACCATTTTAGCACAACTTAAAAAAATTGATCACCACGAAAACGGTTTATTTTAG
- a CDS encoding YdcF family protein has protein sequence MLHNSPHPQLSSRNNQQKCCIAKSTTSALRFYKRFSRYVPLTVLALFITILLIGATFVTFSEKIEHLTPPNPLPQADAIIVLTGGENRIKTGFDLLQKGLGSRLLISGVNSTIDLNKLIDATYINPHLLVSRVDFGYEATNTKGNAEESAAWIKQHNYKTVYIVTHDYHMVRSLLELKYLMPHIDFIAYPIKENTTGSWIKQINQMRILVSEYIKNIGVYIRTAF, from the coding sequence ATGCTCCACAATTCACCCCATCCTCAATTATCATCACGCAATAATCAGCAAAAATGTTGCATTGCAAAATCCACCACAAGTGCCTTACGGTTTTATAAACGCTTTTCACGCTATGTGCCATTAACAGTCCTTGCTCTTTTCATTACAATTTTACTCATTGGTGCTACATTTGTTACTTTCTCGGAAAAAATTGAGCACTTAACCCCTCCAAATCCCTTACCACAAGCAGATGCAATCATCGTCCTTACAGGTGGAGAAAACCGAATAAAAACAGGGTTTGATCTCTTGCAAAAAGGGCTTGGCTCTCGACTATTAATCAGTGGAGTCAACTCAACAATTGACCTTAATAAACTGATTGACGCCACATATATCAATCCGCATCTTTTGGTTTCTCGTGTTGATTTTGGATATGAAGCAACAAATACCAAAGGCAATGCTGAAGAAAGCGCTGCCTGGATCAAACAACACAACTATAAGACAGTTTATATTGTCACGCATGATTATCATATGGTGCGCTCTTTGCTCGAACTTAAATATTTAATGCCCCATATAGATTTCATTGCATATCCCATTAAAGAGAATACTACAGGCAGTTGGATCAAACAAATCAATCAAATGCGCATTCTTGTTTCCGAATATATCAAAAATATTGGAGTATACATCAGAACCGCATTTTAA
- a CDS encoding MacB family efflux pump subunit, with protein METKQTDAVLVLEDITREFRAGETLVPILKNINLTIKRGEMVAIVGASGSGKSTLMNILGCLDRPSGGRYWVSGKEIASLSADDLSALRRNHFGFIFQRYHLLHELTALGNVEMPAIYARCASAIRRKRAQSLLTRLGMGERMNHRPNQLSGGQQQRVSIARALMNDADVILADEPTGALDKQSGQEVLRILDELHQEGRTIVIVTHDMDVAQRAQRIIEISDGEIISDNVSKVKKVKVDIEPLHERQDLKDHQQLGVFRSFMDRFYEAFTMALFAMNAHRMRTFLTMLGVIIGIASVIAMVSLGNGTQKKILENFKSLGTNILTILPGKSFSDPLADKITSLVEDDAQALSGLPYVDGVTPQISVSSTVYYGGIEANAVVAGVGEQFFQTHGFSVVEGQLFDRQSVRDRAVDLVIEKEAIASLFPHSHESPIGKVVRVGKVPARIIGVVASNNEAGASNTLQVYLPYTAVQTRFLGTTIVRAITVKIADDVDSKLAEAEVRRFLITRHGQEDFFIRNSESFRQRLMQSTQILTLLVTSIAAISLVVGGIGVMNIMLVTVSERISEIGVRMAVGARQSDILQQFLIEAILMCAIGGSFGILLGLSVGSLFSLFSLPIQLVYTINSIVIAFVFSAFIGVCFGFFPARKASQLDPVIALARD; from the coding sequence ATGGAAACAAAGCAGACAGATGCTGTTCTTGTCTTGGAAGATATCACGCGCGAATTTCGTGCAGGTGAAACGTTAGTTCCTATTTTAAAAAATATTAATTTAACCATTAAACGTGGTGAAATGGTGGCTATTGTAGGGGCTTCTGGTTCAGGAAAATCCACATTGATGAATATTTTAGGTTGCCTTGATCGACCAAGTGGGGGGCGTTATTGGGTTTCAGGAAAAGAGATCGCTTCACTTTCAGCAGATGATTTGTCAGCTTTACGGCGCAACCATTTTGGATTTATTTTTCAGCGTTATCATTTGTTGCATGAATTGACAGCTCTTGGGAATGTTGAAATGCCAGCCATTTATGCACGATGTGCATCGGCAATACGAAGAAAGCGTGCACAAAGCCTTTTAACACGCTTAGGGATGGGTGAGCGTATGAACCACCGCCCCAATCAACTTTCAGGCGGTCAACAACAACGTGTATCAATTGCTCGTGCCTTGATGAATGATGCTGATGTTATTCTTGCAGATGAACCAACAGGTGCACTAGATAAACAAAGTGGGCAAGAAGTTTTACGTATTTTAGACGAGCTTCATCAAGAAGGGCGCACCATTGTTATTGTGACCCATGATATGGATGTGGCTCAAAGAGCGCAGCGCATTATTGAGATCAGTGATGGGGAAATTATTTCCGATAATGTGTCGAAAGTTAAAAAGGTTAAGGTTGATATTGAGCCTCTTCATGAAAGGCAAGATTTAAAAGATCATCAACAGCTTGGGGTTTTTCGTTCTTTTATGGATCGTTTCTATGAAGCGTTTACTATGGCTTTGTTTGCGATGAATGCACACCGGATGCGAACTTTTTTAACAATGCTTGGGGTGATTATTGGCATTGCATCAGTTATTGCGATGGTGTCTTTGGGTAATGGGACTCAAAAGAAAATTCTTGAAAATTTTAAGAGTTTGGGCACAAATATATTAACAATTTTACCGGGTAAGAGTTTTTCTGATCCACTAGCAGACAAGATAACAAGTTTGGTTGAAGATGATGCGCAAGCGTTATCGGGGCTACCTTATGTTGATGGTGTAACACCTCAGATTTCAGTGAGTTCGACAGTTTATTATGGGGGGATTGAAGCTAATGCTGTGGTTGCTGGTGTGGGAGAACAATTTTTCCAGACACACGGGTTTAGCGTTGTTGAAGGACAATTGTTTGATCGACAAAGTGTGCGTGATCGAGCAGTTGATTTGGTGATTGAAAAGGAGGCCATTGCTTCTCTTTTTCCGCATAGTCATGAAAGCCCTATTGGGAAAGTGGTGCGTGTGGGTAAGGTGCCTGCACGTATTATTGGTGTTGTGGCTTCAAACAATGAGGCAGGTGCGTCAAATACACTCCAGGTTTATTTGCCTTATACTGCGGTGCAAACCCGTTTTCTTGGAACCACAATTGTTCGTGCAATTACTGTGAAAATTGCTGATGATGTCGATTCAAAGTTAGCAGAAGCTGAGGTTCGGCGTTTTTTAATTACGCGCCATGGTCAGGAAGATTTTTTCATTAGAAATTCGGAATCGTTTCGTCAACGTCTTATGCAGAGTACACAGATTTTAACGCTTTTAGTGACTTCAATTGCAGCAATTTCACTGGTTGTTGGAGGCATTGGGGTGATGAATATTATGCTTGTGACTGTTTCTGAGCGGATCAGTGAAATTGGGGTGCGCATGGCAGTTGGTGCACGCCAGAGTGATATTTTACAACAATTTCTCATCGAAGCAATTTTGATGTGTGCAATTGGTGGGAGTTTTGGGATTCTTTTAGGGCTTTCTGTTGGCAGCTTGTTTTCGCTGTTTTCTCTACCTATTCAATTGGTTTATACGATAAATTCAATCGTTATAGCCTTTGTTTTTTCAGCCTTTATTGGAGTGTGTTTTGGTTTTTTTCCAGCACGCAAGGCTTCACAGCTTGATCCTGTGATTGCTCTGGCACGTGATTGA
- a CDS encoding efflux RND transporter periplasmic adaptor subunit, with product MMKYNMKRKKLILCIVAFLVVFLGFIRALFFGNSTQAYITAVVKRGDIEESVLASGIVRPYRLVAVGARATGRVIAMHVSPGSVVKEGDLLAEIDPTDQENDLKRKKAVLSHYYASLVEQEANLTLAQKNLARQKEMVKAHAVSRANFDNALIQVKIREAQIAQLREQIVQAQIDVKSAEVNLSYTRITAPSSGTVLATVVEEGQNVNAVQSVPTIVILGDLSKMTVKAQISEADILKVHAGQALYFTIFGDSQRRYNGILETIEPAPESIRNDISIHPEMSGGSSALASSAIYYNGLVHVDNKDNFLRTYMTAQVHIILGRAHNVLLVPSDALHDETKDHKAWVWLLVGKNRVVAKQVTIGLNNKVMAEVVSGLNEGDIVITGSNGGLILEDTDWQSEDEI from the coding sequence ATGATGAAATACAACATGAAACGCAAAAAGCTTATTTTATGCATTGTGGCTTTTCTTGTCGTGTTTTTAGGGTTTATCCGTGCTCTTTTTTTTGGAAATTCCACCCAAGCTTATATCACAGCGGTGGTGAAACGTGGTGATATTGAAGAAAGTGTTTTAGCTTCTGGTATTGTGCGCCCTTATCGGCTTGTTGCTGTTGGTGCACGCGCGACAGGGCGTGTTATTGCGATGCATGTTTCTCCTGGTAGTGTTGTGAAAGAAGGAGATTTATTGGCAGAGATTGATCCCACAGATCAGGAAAATGATCTGAAAAGGAAGAAAGCTGTTTTGTCTCATTATTATGCTAGTTTAGTTGAGCAAGAAGCTAACCTTACTTTAGCGCAGAAAAATTTGGCACGTCAAAAAGAGATGGTTAAAGCACATGCAGTTTCACGTGCTAACTTTGATAATGCTCTAATACAAGTAAAAATACGTGAAGCTCAAATTGCTCAGCTTCGAGAACAAATTGTGCAAGCACAAATTGATGTTAAAAGTGCAGAGGTTAATTTAAGCTATACGCGGATAACAGCGCCTTCATCAGGCACGGTTTTAGCAACGGTTGTTGAAGAGGGACAAAATGTTAATGCAGTTCAGTCGGTGCCAACAATTGTTATTTTAGGGGATTTGTCAAAAATGACAGTGAAAGCGCAAATTTCAGAAGCTGATATTTTGAAAGTTCATGCTGGACAAGCCCTTTATTTCACGATTTTTGGTGATTCACAGCGCCGTTATAATGGGATATTAGAAACGATAGAACCTGCACCTGAATCTATTCGTAATGATATTAGTATTCACCCTGAGATGTCTGGAGGGAGCAGTGCTTTGGCATCATCAGCTATCTATTATAATGGGCTTGTGCATGTTGATAATAAAGACAATTTTTTGCGCACTTATATGACCGCTCAAGTCCATATTATCTTAGGTCGTGCTCATAATGTATTGTTGGTGCCAAGCGATGCTTTACATGATGAGACAAAAGATCATAAAGCGTGGGTTTGGCTTTTAGTTGGTAAAAATAGGGTGGTTGCAAAACAGGTGACTATTGGGCTCAATAATAAGGTGATGGCTGAGGTTGTTTCAGGATTAAATGAGGGTGATATAGTGATTACCGGTTCAAACGGTGGATTGATATTAGAAGATACCGATTGGCAAAGCGAAGACGAGATCTAA
- a CDS encoding LolA family protein yields the protein MTYYLSSRRVFIVFGFIICVLLAVPSFAQSSRQVARAQAIANHFSEIKTMTGDFIQFSPKGKMSEGTFYLERPGRIRFGYKGVPLQIIADGKMVGVNNRALNTWNLYQLSQTPMKFLLDDKINISSKNLLALREDPGVITIVLHDKSIGKGQIRMIFDSKDYSLRQWTIVDQQNLETTVQIMNVRTGIRFVDGMFTIPYKNIAISRNRNGN from the coding sequence ATGACATATTATTTATCATCAAGAAGAGTATTTATTGTTTTTGGTTTTATTATTTGTGTGCTGTTGGCTGTGCCTTCTTTTGCGCAGTCATCTCGTCAGGTAGCGCGGGCTCAGGCTATTGCTAATCATTTTTCCGAAATTAAAACAATGACAGGGGATTTTATTCAGTTTAGCCCAAAGGGCAAAATGAGTGAGGGAACATTTTATTTAGAGCGTCCTGGTAGGATTCGTTTTGGTTATAAAGGGGTGCCTTTGCAGATTATAGCAGATGGTAAAATGGTGGGTGTGAACAATCGTGCGCTCAATACTTGGAACCTTTATCAACTTTCTCAAACACCGATGAAATTTCTATTAGACGATAAAATTAATATATCATCGAAGAATTTATTGGCGCTTCGTGAAGATCCTGGGGTGATAACGATTGTTTTGCATGATAAAAGCATTGGCAAAGGGCAGATAAGAATGATTTTTGATTCTAAAGACTATAGTTTGCGCCAGTGGACGATTGTTGATCAGCAGAATTTGGAAACAACGGTTCAAATTATGAACGTGCGCACGGGGATTCGGTTTGTTGATGGAATGTTTACGATTCCTTATAAAAATATTGCAATATCGCGCAATCGGAATGGAAATTGA